In Leopardus geoffroyi isolate Oge1 chromosome D1, O.geoffroyi_Oge1_pat1.0, whole genome shotgun sequence, a single window of DNA contains:
- the LOC123600397 gene encoding dynactin subunit 6-like translates to MAEKAEKSVKIAPGAVVYIESEIWGDITIGSRTVIHSKAWIIAEAWPRVIGEDPKPKPMIDGNNNVFDVGCYFQTMKMGHNAIESKAYVGRNIILTSSCIIGACCNLNTFEVIPENTMIYGTDCLCQVQTNRPQPQTLQLDFLMKILPKYHNLKKTMKGSSTPVKN, encoded by the exons ATGGCAGAGAAGGCTGAAAAGAGTGTGAAGATTGCTCCTGGAGCAGTTGTGTATATAGAAAGTGAAATTTGGGGCGATATTACTATAGGATCTAGGACAGTGATTCACTCTAAAGCATGGATTATTGCAGAAGCTTGGCCAAGAGTGATCGGTGAAG ATCCAAAGCCGAAACCTATGATCGATGGCAACAATAATGTGTTTGACGTTGGCTGTTATTTCCAAACCATGAAAATGGGACACAATGCAATTGAATCAAAAGCATATGTGGGCAGAAACATAATATTGACAAGTAGTTGCATCATTGGGGCTTGCTGCAACCTGAATACATTTGAGGTCATCCCTGAGAATACAATGATCTACGGTACAGACTGCCTTTGTCAGGTGCAGACTAACCGACCACAGCCCCAGACACTACAGCTGGATTTTCTGATGAAAATCCTGCCCAAATACCACAACCTAAAGAAGACTATGAAAGGAAGCTCAACTCCAGTTAAGAACTAA